In Cicer arietinum cultivar CDC Frontier isolate Library 1 chromosome 1, Cicar.CDCFrontier_v2.0, whole genome shotgun sequence, one DNA window encodes the following:
- the LOC101494826 gene encoding tetrahydroanabasine acetyltransferase, translating into MMKTIKRTLIFPSHTPFLEDHTLPLSHIDTDRNLHLTFRYLRTYTATTTTTTDDPFHVITSSISKTLPHYYQLAGTLRRRQHPDNRLELHCTANQGVPLIHATVDFTLDSVNYLDDDPASPFVEQLVPDPESEEGMEHPCMLQLTVFKCGGFTLGAAIHHSLCDGIGGTMFFNAVAELARGSTRITVEPVWDREKLLGPRDPPRVDSRLVGEFLSLDKEFLAYKEDVGVIVRECFHVRDECLEKFKRSLFDQSGFNFTTFEALGAYIWRSKIKASRVKDNEKVKFAYSINIRRLVKPSLPSGYWGNGCVPMYVQLSAKDLIEQPIWKTAELIRNSKSNVTDEYVRSFIDYQHLHFADGITAGKWVSGFTDWRHLGHSTVDYGWGGPVTVLPLARNLLGSVQPCFFLPYSTAGVQKKEGFKVLVSLIEEALFAFREDMQIFSSSQERAKY; encoded by the exons ATGATGAAAACCATTAAGCGCACTCTCATTTTTCCTTCTCACACCCCCTTCCTCGAAGACCACACCCTCCCTCTCTCCCACATCGACACCGATCGCAACCTCCACTTAACCTTCCGCTACCTTCGCACTTACACCGCCACAACAACAACCACCACCGACGACCCCTTCCACGTCATCACTTCCTCTATCTCAAAAACTCTCCCGCACTACTACCAACTCGCCGGCACACTTCGCCGCCGTCAACACCCTGACAACCGCCTCGAACTCCACTGCACTGCCAATCAAGGCGTCCCTCTGATCCACGCCACCGTAGACTTCACCCTCGATTCCGTCAATTACCTCGATGATGACCCTGCTTCACCTTTCGTCGAACAGTTGGTGCCCGATCCAGAATCCGAAGAGGGAATGGAACATCCATGTATGCTTCAGCTTACTGTTTTCAAGTGCGGTGGGTTCACTCTCGGTGCAGCGATTCACCACTCGCTATGCGACGGGATTGGTGGGACTATGTTTTTTAACGCGGTGGCTGAGTTGGCTCGCGGGTCGACTCGGATAACGGTGGAGCCTGTTTGGGATCGAGAGAAGTTGTTGGGTCCAAGGGACCCTCCACGTGTCGATTCTCGGTTGGTAGGTGAGTTTCTTAGTTTGGATAAGGAGTTTTTGGCTTACAAAGAGGATGTTGGTGTTATTGTGAGAGAGTGTTTTCATGTGAGGGATGAGTGCTTAGAGAAGTTCAAGAGATCATTGTTTGACCAATCTGGATTCAACTTCACCACTTTTGAAGCTCTAGGTGCATACATTTGGAGGTCCAA GATAAAGGCTTCGCGAGTGAAGGATAATGAGAAAGTTAAGTTTGCATACTCAATAAATATACGGAGACTAGTAAAGCCATCACTACCTTCTGGCTACTGGGGCAATGGTTGTGTTCCAATGTATGTGCAATTGAGTGCCAAAGATTTAATAGAGCAACCCATTTGGAAAACAGCAGAGCTAATAAGAAATAGTAAAAGCAATGTTACTGATGAGTATGTTCGTTCCTTCATCGATTATCAACATCTACATTTTGCTGATGGGATCACAGCAGGGAAATGGGTGAGTGGTTTTACTGATTGGAGACACTTGGGCCATTCTACTGTGGACTATGGATGGGGAGGCCCAGTTACTGTTTTGCCACTTGCTAGAAACTTGCTTGGGAGTGTTCAACCTTGCTTCTTTTTGCCTTATTCAACGGCTGGTGTTCAGAAAAAAGAGGGGTTTAAGGTTTTGGTGTCTTTGATTGAGGAAGCTTTGTTTGCTTTTAGAGAGGACATGCAAATCTTTTCTAGTAGTCAAGAGCGAGCCAAGTATTGA
- the LOC101494512 gene encoding magnesium-chelatase subunit ChlI, chloroplastic-like: MASTLGTCSIALLPSRYHASSNPLIHTLSLTSGKKFYGGIGINGTKGRSRFPVVSVATELNSVEQAVNTISKESQRPVYPFSAIVGQDEMKLCLLLNVIDPKIGGVMIMGDRGTGKSTTVRSLVDLLPEIKVVAGDPYNSDPEDPEVMGIEVREQVIKGEQLSIVFSKINMVDLPLGATEDRVCGTIDIEKALTEGVKAFEPGLLAKANRGILYVDEVNLLDDHLVDVLLDSAASGWNTVEREGISISHPARFILIGSGNPEEGELRPQLLDRFGMHAQVGTVRDAELRVKIVEERSRFDMNPKEFRSSYITEQEKLTEQITLARSVLSSVQIDQDLKVKISRVCAELNVDGLRGDIVTNRAAKALAALKGRDNVSIEDIATVIPNCLRHRLRKDPLESIDSGLLVTEKFYEIFS; the protein is encoded by the exons ATGGCTTCAACACTCGGCACTTGTTCAATTGCGCTTCTTCCTTCACGCTATCATGCTTCTTCCAACCCTCTCATTCACACACTCTCTCTAACCTCAG GGAAAAAGTTTTATGGAGGAATTGGAATTAATGGCACAAAGGGAAGGTCTAGGTTCCCTGTTGTCAGTGTTGCAACTGAACTTAACTCTGTAGAACAG GCTGTGAATACTATTTCAAAAGAAAGCCAAAGGCCAGTGTACCCTTTTTCTGCTATAGTTGGACAGGATGAGATGAAGCTTTGTCTTCTCCTTAACGTGATCGATCCCAAGATTGGAGGCGTGATGATAATGGGGGATAGAGGAACAGGAAAATCCACAACAGTTAGGTCGCTGGTCGATTTACTTCCCGAAATTAAGGTTGTTGCTGGTGATCCATATAACTCAGACCCAGAAGATCCAGAGGTCATGGGAATCGAAGTGAGAGAGCAAGTAATAAAAGGGGAGCAACTTTCCATTGTGTTTAGCAAAATCAACATGGTTGATTTGCCATTAGGAGCCACAGAAGATAGGGTTTGTGGAACAATTGATATCGAAAAAGCTCTCACTGAGGGTGTCAAGGCATTTGAGCCTGGACTACTAGCTAAAGCTAATAGGGGAATCTTATATGTTGATGAAGTTAATCttttggatgatcatttagttGATGTGTTGTTGGATTCTGCTGCATCAGGCTGGAACACGGTCGAGAGGGAGGGTATTTCTATCTCTCATCCTGCTCGGTTTATTCTAATCGGTTCGGGAAATCCTGAAGAAGGCGAGCTGAGGCCACAGCTTCTCGATAGATTTGGAATGCATGCTCAAGTAGGGACTGTTCGGGATGCTGAGCTTAGAGTGAAGATTGTAGAGGAGAGAAGTAGATTTGACATGAATCCAAAGGAGTTTCGAAGTTCTTACATAACCGAGCAGGAGAAGCTGACGGAACAAATTACCTTGGCAAGGAGTGTACTTTCTTCTGTTCAAATTGATCAAGATCTCAAGGTGAAAATCTCAAGGGTGTGTGCAGAGTTGAATGTGGATGGGTTGAGAGGAGACATAGTAACAAATAGAGCTGCCAAAGCTTTGGCTGCTCTGAAAGGAAGAGACAATGTAAGTATAGAGGATATTGCTACTGTCATCCCTAACTGTTTGAGACACCGTCTTAGAAAGGATCCTTTGGAGTCAATAGACTCAGGTTTACTTGTCACAgagaaattttatgaaatattcaGCTGA